The proteins below are encoded in one region of Coturnix japonica isolate 7356 chromosome 10, Coturnix japonica 2.1, whole genome shotgun sequence:
- the SPATA5L1 gene encoding spermatogenesis-associated protein 5-like protein 1 isoform X1: MDPVSLRLLPPDPRDEGTQRCRLGPAALSSLGVVLGAPLRISLPSGCCLCTAWPRPDLADGYVQADPACSTGLTLAALRELSLSPGCFQPLSARRLRGAAVRVVLRGGAARRAAGLQEAVRDLLSNLYVSPHYVVTVGPNVRTPVVHIEILSVEPATEEAGLITSQTNVTIKEVMALERYRLLTEETAKIPVAGLDDVRESLIEMVDLPFRFPRTFNKLGLPVPNGVLLVGPPGVGKTLLVKAVARDVGADLLCISGPALCGSRPGESEENLRRVFEKGREMSWEGPTLLFIDEIDALCPKRGSSNSAPEDRLVAQLLTLLDGVGRKDRMVVVAATNRPDALDPALRRPGRFDREVIIGTPTLTQRRSILQMLTCSMPISADIDLVKLAEMTTGYVGADLTALCREAAMQAVFHSSLDSAEVLINMSDFQEAFKRIQPSSFRSAIGLKECKPVTWEQIGGLEDVKLKLKQSVEWPMKFPQAFVRMGLSRPKGVLLYGPSGCAKTTLVKAVATSCHCSFLSVSGAELFSPYVGDSEKILSQVFRQARANSPAIIFLDEIDSILGSRSHSKTGRGVSERVLSVLLNELDGVGLKVTERRGNKLQLEERCEEPSDEERQLEFQETLSRDIMVVAATNRPDVLDDALLRPGRLDRVIYIPPPDLKGRLSILKVCTEKIPLDTDVSLQDLAALTDLFSGADIENLCREAALLALQENGLEVTAVKHEHFVKSLQTVKPSLSMKDLEFYENMYSRELTC, encoded by the exons ATGGATCCCGTGTCCCTCAGGCTGCTCCCTCCGGACCCGAGGGATGAGGGCACGCAGCGGTGCCGGCTGGGCCCCGCCGCCCTCTCGTCCCTCGGGGTCGTGCTGGGCGCTCCGCTGCGGATCTCGCTGCCATCCGGGTGCTGTCTGTGCACCGCGTGGCCGCGGCCGGACCTGGCGGACGGGTACGTGCAGGCGGACCCGGCCTGTAGCACCGGGCTGACATTGGCAGCGCTGCGCGAGCTGTCGCTGAGCCCCGGCTGCTTCCAGCCGCTGTCCGCCCGCCGCCTGCGGGGAGCTGCGGTGCGTGTGGTGCTGCGGGGCGGGGCAGCCAGGCGGGCTGCGGGGCTGCAGGAGGCGGTGCGGGACCTGCTGAGCAACCTCTACGTCTCCCCTCACTACGTTGTTACCGTCGGCCCTAATGTCCGCACTCCCGTGGTGCACATAGAGATCCTGTCTGTAGAGCCCGCGACTGAGGAGGCCGGGCTGATAACCTCGCAGACAAATGTAACGATTAAAGAGGTGATGGCGTTAGAACGGTACAGGCTCTTAACGGAAGAGACAGCAAAAATTCCTGTGGCTGGGCTGGACGATGTGAGGGAGTCTCTGATAGAAATGGTGGACCTGCCGTTCCGCTTCCCAAGGACGTTTAACAAGTTGGGGCTTCCCGTCCCCAatggggtgctgctggtgggcCCTCCAGGCGTGGGGAAAACGCTCCTGGTGAAGGCGGTGGCGAGAGATGTGGGTGCGGATCTGCTGTGCATCAGCGGCCCGGCGCTGTGCGGCTCCAGGCCGGGGGAAAGCGAAGAGAATTTGCGACGTGTCTTTGAGAAGGGCAGGGAGATGTCCTGGGAAGGGCCCACGCTTCTGTTTATTGATGAGATCGACGCTTTGTGCCCAAAACGAGGGAGTTCCAACAGCGCTCCTGAGGATCGCCTTGTGGCTCAGCTGCTAACGCTGCTGGATGGTGTCGGTCGTAAGGACAGGATGGTCGTTGTGGCAGCGACAAACAGGCCTGACGCCTTGGATCCCGCACTGAGAAGACCAGGCAGGTTTGACAGAGAA GTTATTATTGGGACCCCGACGCTTACGCAGAGGAGATCCATCCTGCAGATGCTCACCTGTAGCATGCCCATTTCTGCAGACATTGATTTGGTTAAACTGGCAGAGATGACAACTGGGTACGTTGGAGCTGACCTTACAGCgctctgcagagaagctgcCATGCAGGCTGTGTTCCACAGCTCCTTG gATTCAGCTGAAGTGCTGATTAACATGTCAGATTTCCaagaagcttttaaaagaaTTCAGCCATCCTCTTTTCGAAGTGCAATTGGACTCAAAGAATGTAAACCCGTCACTTGGGAGCAGATTGGTGGTCTTGAAGATGTGAAGTTGAAGTTAAAACAG AGTGTGGAGTGGCCCATGAAATTTCCTCAGGCATTTGTGAGGATGGGCCTGTCTCGTCCAAAGGGTGTTCTTCTCTACGGGCCATCGGGCTGTGCCAAAACCACACTGGTGAAGGCTGTGGCCACAAGTTGTCActgttcctttctctctgtAAGTGGTGCTGAACTGTTCTCACCTTATGTTGGAGATTCAGAGAAGATTTTATCTCAG gttTTCCGCCAAGCAAGAGCAAATTCTCCAGCAATTATATTCCTGGATGAAATTGATTCTATCCTGGGATCTCGATCGCACAGTAAAACTGGCCGTGGGGTCTCAGAGCGGGTGCTGTCTGTTCTTCTCAATGAGTTGGATGGTGTTGGACTGAAAGTCAcggaaagaagaggaaataaactACAGCTTGAGGAGAGATGTGAAGAACCAAGTGATGAGGAAAGACAG CTGGAGTTTCAGGAGACTTTGAGCAGAGATATCATGGTAGTTGCTGCAACAAATAGACCAGATGTGTTGGATGATGCCTTGCTGCGCCCTGGAAGATTAGACAGAGTGATCTATATTCCACCTCCGGATCTAAAG GGAAGGCTTTCCATCCTGAAAGTCTGCACAGAGAAAATTCCATTAGATACTGACGTGTCACTACAAGATCTAGCAGCACTAACAGACCTGTTCTCTGGGGCTGATATTGAAAATCTATGCAGGGAG gctgctctgctggcgTTGCAGGAGAACGGACTTGAAGTGACCGCTGTAAAACACGAACACTTTGTAAAATCACTGCAGACTGTGAAGCCATCTTTAAGCATGAAAGACTTGGAATTCTATGAAAACATGTATAGTCGGGAATTAACTTGTTGA
- the SPATA5L1 gene encoding spermatogenesis-associated protein 5-like protein 1 isoform X2, whose translation MDPVSLRLLPPDPRDEGTQRCRLGPAALSSLGVVLGAPLRISLPSGCCLCTAWPRPDLADGYVQADPACSTGLTLAALRELSLSPGCFQPLSARRLRGAAVRVVLRGGAARRAAGLQEAVRDLLSNLYVSPHYVVTVGPNVRTPVVHIEILSVEPATEEAGLITSQTNVTIKEVMALERYRLLTEETAKIPVAGLDDVRESLIEMVDLPFRFPRTFNKLGLPVPNGVLLVGPPGVGKTLLVKAVARDVGADLLCISGPALCGSRPGESEENLRRVFEKGREMSWEGPTLLFIDEIDALCPKRGSSNSAPEDRLVAQLLTLLDGVGRKDRMVVVAATNRPDALDPALRRPGRFDREVIIGTPTLTQRRSILQMLTCSMPISADIDLVKLAEMTTGYVGADLTALCREAAMQAVFHSSLDSAEVLINMSDFQEAFKRIQPSSFRSAIGLKECKPVTWEQIGGLEDVKLKLKQSVEWPMKFPQAFVRMGLSRPKGVLLYGPSGCAKTTLVKAVATSCHCSFLSVSGAELFSPYVGDSEKILSQVFRQARANSPAIIFLDEIDSILGSRSHSKTGRGVSERVLSVLLNELDGVGLKVTERRGNKLQLEERCEEPSDEERQLEFQETLSRDIMVVAATNRPDVLDDALLRPGRLDRVIYIPPPDLKVLYDNPYLVLNGERKTAEMQKEQSNSVF comes from the exons ATGGATCCCGTGTCCCTCAGGCTGCTCCCTCCGGACCCGAGGGATGAGGGCACGCAGCGGTGCCGGCTGGGCCCCGCCGCCCTCTCGTCCCTCGGGGTCGTGCTGGGCGCTCCGCTGCGGATCTCGCTGCCATCCGGGTGCTGTCTGTGCACCGCGTGGCCGCGGCCGGACCTGGCGGACGGGTACGTGCAGGCGGACCCGGCCTGTAGCACCGGGCTGACATTGGCAGCGCTGCGCGAGCTGTCGCTGAGCCCCGGCTGCTTCCAGCCGCTGTCCGCCCGCCGCCTGCGGGGAGCTGCGGTGCGTGTGGTGCTGCGGGGCGGGGCAGCCAGGCGGGCTGCGGGGCTGCAGGAGGCGGTGCGGGACCTGCTGAGCAACCTCTACGTCTCCCCTCACTACGTTGTTACCGTCGGCCCTAATGTCCGCACTCCCGTGGTGCACATAGAGATCCTGTCTGTAGAGCCCGCGACTGAGGAGGCCGGGCTGATAACCTCGCAGACAAATGTAACGATTAAAGAGGTGATGGCGTTAGAACGGTACAGGCTCTTAACGGAAGAGACAGCAAAAATTCCTGTGGCTGGGCTGGACGATGTGAGGGAGTCTCTGATAGAAATGGTGGACCTGCCGTTCCGCTTCCCAAGGACGTTTAACAAGTTGGGGCTTCCCGTCCCCAatggggtgctgctggtgggcCCTCCAGGCGTGGGGAAAACGCTCCTGGTGAAGGCGGTGGCGAGAGATGTGGGTGCGGATCTGCTGTGCATCAGCGGCCCGGCGCTGTGCGGCTCCAGGCCGGGGGAAAGCGAAGAGAATTTGCGACGTGTCTTTGAGAAGGGCAGGGAGATGTCCTGGGAAGGGCCCACGCTTCTGTTTATTGATGAGATCGACGCTTTGTGCCCAAAACGAGGGAGTTCCAACAGCGCTCCTGAGGATCGCCTTGTGGCTCAGCTGCTAACGCTGCTGGATGGTGTCGGTCGTAAGGACAGGATGGTCGTTGTGGCAGCGACAAACAGGCCTGACGCCTTGGATCCCGCACTGAGAAGACCAGGCAGGTTTGACAGAGAA GTTATTATTGGGACCCCGACGCTTACGCAGAGGAGATCCATCCTGCAGATGCTCACCTGTAGCATGCCCATTTCTGCAGACATTGATTTGGTTAAACTGGCAGAGATGACAACTGGGTACGTTGGAGCTGACCTTACAGCgctctgcagagaagctgcCATGCAGGCTGTGTTCCACAGCTCCTTG gATTCAGCTGAAGTGCTGATTAACATGTCAGATTTCCaagaagcttttaaaagaaTTCAGCCATCCTCTTTTCGAAGTGCAATTGGACTCAAAGAATGTAAACCCGTCACTTGGGAGCAGATTGGTGGTCTTGAAGATGTGAAGTTGAAGTTAAAACAG AGTGTGGAGTGGCCCATGAAATTTCCTCAGGCATTTGTGAGGATGGGCCTGTCTCGTCCAAAGGGTGTTCTTCTCTACGGGCCATCGGGCTGTGCCAAAACCACACTGGTGAAGGCTGTGGCCACAAGTTGTCActgttcctttctctctgtAAGTGGTGCTGAACTGTTCTCACCTTATGTTGGAGATTCAGAGAAGATTTTATCTCAG gttTTCCGCCAAGCAAGAGCAAATTCTCCAGCAATTATATTCCTGGATGAAATTGATTCTATCCTGGGATCTCGATCGCACAGTAAAACTGGCCGTGGGGTCTCAGAGCGGGTGCTGTCTGTTCTTCTCAATGAGTTGGATGGTGTTGGACTGAAAGTCAcggaaagaagaggaaataaactACAGCTTGAGGAGAGATGTGAAGAACCAAGTGATGAGGAAAGACAG CTGGAGTTTCAGGAGACTTTGAGCAGAGATATCATGGTAGTTGCTGCAACAAATAGACCAGATGTGTTGGATGATGCCTTGCTGCGCCCTGGAAGATTAGACAGAGTGATCTATATTCCACCTCCGGATCTAAAGGTGCTGTATGACAATCCATACCTGGTGttaaatggagagagaaaaactgcCGAGATGCAAAAAGAACAATCTAATAGCGTGTTTTAG
- the C10H15orf48 gene encoding normal mucosa of esophagus-specific gene 1 protein gives MSASFFQLLRKKKELIPLIGVLSCAAVGAAAFSVYSLVSKSDVIINKSGNPEPWETIDPTRPQKLLTIHQKWKPIEELESVKKLTK, from the exons ATGAGCGCGAGcttcttccagctgctgagaaagaagaaagaa CTCATCCCCCTGATCGGAGTCTTGTCCTGCGCTGCCGttggggctgctgctttttcagtctATTCCCTCGTCAGCAAATCCGATGTGAT CATAAACAAGAGTGGCAATCCTGAGCCATGGGAAACCATTGACCCTACCCGGCCTCAGAAG CTATTAACAATCCATCAGAAATGGAAACCCATAGAAGAGTTGGAAAGTGTCAAAAAGCTTACGAAGTGA